One Micromonospora eburnea genomic region harbors:
- a CDS encoding RHS repeat-associated core domain-containing protein — protein sequence MRRLLAWFLPCVVAAASLLVAPPRPAGAQPAAWRVPGLPSEQPVAGAAHRASPAPADPTAGHSWTAPSVEWPRAGVAEVDLAAAPATGRTRGVRAGNTPVWVRPPVDRPGASGAAAAKPGRVRVEVFDRTTADRAGVTGPVFRISAAGQPAGTVTDAVAPAPVSFSLDYSGFREAIGGDWATRLRLVRLPDCALTSPQRVGCRSAAPVTSHNDPAAGQVSAEVAGGGVFALAAAASGSAGDYAASPLTPSSTWQVDAQTGDVSWGYPLRVPPAPGPLAPTLGLGYSSGSVDGRTVSTNNQPSWVGEGFDYTPGFIERSYKACVDDNIKPRKGDLCWAYDNATLSLNGRVVELIRDDDTGEWRPKNDDGSRIERLTGAANDDNNGEYWRVTTVDGTQYHFGRQRLPGWATGDRQTNSTWVVPVFGDDAGEPCHGSTFADSWCRQAWRWNLDYVVDPHGNAMSYFYTAETNYYGRNLSSSTPTWYHRGGYLTELRYGQRADAMYSASAPARVLFSTAERCLPTSGFDCAENKFTKDNAKYWPDVPYDQNCGSSGTCDNMAPSFWSRKRLTAVTTQILKSGSYQDVDTWSLEQQFLAPGDGTSPSLWLSAIRHTGKVGGTATIPDVRFGGIQMDNRVDAVEGIPPMTKWRVSSIDNGNGGLLSITYSDQDCVAGSTPEPATNTRRCFPQYWTPEGYSDPKRDWFHKYVVTEVVQVDRTGGGPMDVTSYDYLDGAAWHYDDDDGLVPVKRKTWSQWRGYGRVQITRGAGTGPKSVTETRYFRGMDGDRTAAGGQKSVTVTDSEGTAVTDADPLAGAIREELRYAVAGGSVTEAKVHDQALYGPVATRTRSWGTTRAYRVREAGVKTRVALDGGGWRRTRSTVTYDDKGLPTQIDDAGDVGTTEDDLCTRYTYARATDRWMLNYVSREEKVAVSCQATPSRPGQVVSDERTFYDGGGFGSAPTAGNPTRTEEVTGYPNGVASYLPIERKSFDGYGRVTAVTDALGNTITTAYSPASGGLTTRVVTTNPKGFQTIEDFDPAWHLPIAQTDPNGKRADLAYDPLGRLVSVWKPGRSKSSQTPNIKYEYLMRGDAPSVVSTATLTHTGEYATSYELYDGLLRARQTQGPAPGGGRVITDTSYDSRGNVVVHNDRYYADGNPGGVLFVPASDDLVPGQTITEYDGMGRATAEIFRVRGTERWRTTTSYRGDRIDVTPPPGGTAATKIVDARGQTTELRQYRSGTPTGGYDSTRYTYTPSGQLDSVTNAAGSVWRYSYDLRDRKISESDPDKGTSGYVYDDLDRVISTTDARGITLASTFDELGRQTALYEGSTSGTKRIEWSYDTVAKGQLSATVRYVGGQAYRQEVTGYDDGYRPTGMQAVIPAAEGKLAGTYASTAEYNVDGSLHRMVLPAGGGLPAETMLFDYNELGMPTTTRGLTTYVTSTSYSKLGQPLQTMLSAGGTRVLRANYYEEGTNRLKRVLDQRETAPSVIADTNYEYNAAGDITKIADVASGSAEVQCFRYDHLQRLTEAWTPAGDCAAEPSASALAGPAPYWQSFGYDAAGRRLSQTDHSVAGDSTQSYGYPAAGDAQPNGPRTVSIAGGARAGQVDRLDYDRAGNVTTRAVAGRSQTMAWDPEGHLATVTENGKTTGYVYDADGNRLLGKEPTAVTLYLFGSELRLDTTANTVSATRYYSHGGQPVAVRTGGKLCWLLTDHHGTPTITVDEATQQVTRRRFTPYGETRGTVPGSWPGTRGYVGGTADSTGLVHLGAREYDPRLGIFISVDPVNDPNDPQQIQPYAYARNNPVTLSDPDGRAAIISIPVSRYYYRVYGHGYAWVVQATVSLVVLIFFGLFIPLGFTVSYRVISKYPYGPRSFPKPYIDRSGGKRAQPKPHRADQPIPQGNLAPGEDDSVPAWMEDLLDKEFRRKLGRSFIPGRKMKGLERTAAALSLLEPPPQRKPSGKLKFAAWWVRHIRYEGSACIVVLCVTGTFQDGTIGVGHQIGIFAPGGAFGIGYASAKPSDQAAVSEQGCAFLCLFSGKRANGRGEWYGGSITSGVGAGVGPTDWSWAPWGSVSDDMRRHPEKWEKP from the coding sequence ATGAGACGACTCCTGGCGTGGTTCCTGCCCTGCGTGGTGGCCGCGGCCAGCCTGCTGGTCGCGCCGCCCCGGCCGGCCGGCGCGCAGCCCGCCGCCTGGCGCGTGCCGGGCCTGCCCAGCGAACAACCGGTGGCCGGGGCGGCCCACCGCGCCTCACCCGCCCCCGCCGACCCGACCGCCGGTCACTCCTGGACCGCGCCCTCGGTGGAGTGGCCCCGGGCCGGGGTCGCCGAGGTGGATCTCGCCGCCGCGCCGGCCACCGGCCGTACGCGCGGAGTGCGGGCGGGCAACACGCCGGTGTGGGTGCGGCCGCCCGTGGACCGGCCGGGCGCATCCGGCGCAGCCGCCGCGAAACCTGGGCGGGTCCGGGTCGAGGTGTTCGACCGGACCACCGCCGATCGGGCCGGCGTCACCGGGCCGGTGTTCCGGATCAGCGCCGCCGGCCAGCCCGCCGGGACGGTCACCGACGCCGTGGCACCCGCGCCGGTGTCGTTCAGCCTCGACTACTCCGGGTTCCGGGAGGCGATCGGTGGCGACTGGGCGACCCGGCTGCGGCTGGTGCGCCTGCCAGACTGCGCCCTGACCTCGCCGCAGCGCGTCGGCTGCCGGTCGGCGGCCCCGGTCACCAGCCACAACGACCCGGCCGCCGGTCAGGTCTCCGCGGAGGTGGCCGGCGGTGGCGTGTTCGCGTTGGCCGCCGCCGCCTCCGGCTCCGCCGGTGACTACGCGGCGAGCCCGCTGACCCCCTCGTCCACCTGGCAGGTGGACGCCCAGACCGGCGATGTGAGCTGGGGTTACCCGCTGCGGGTGCCGCCAGCGCCCGGACCGCTGGCGCCGACACTGGGCCTCGGCTACTCGTCGGGGAGCGTGGACGGCCGTACCGTCTCCACGAACAACCAGCCCTCCTGGGTCGGTGAGGGCTTCGACTACACGCCGGGATTCATCGAGCGCAGCTACAAGGCGTGCGTCGACGACAACATCAAGCCGCGGAAGGGCGATCTCTGCTGGGCGTACGACAATGCGACGCTGTCGTTGAACGGCCGGGTGGTGGAGCTGATCCGGGACGACGACACCGGCGAGTGGCGGCCCAAGAACGACGACGGCTCGCGGATCGAGCGGCTGACCGGGGCGGCCAACGACGACAACAACGGCGAGTACTGGCGGGTGACCACCGTGGACGGCACCCAGTACCACTTCGGCAGGCAACGGTTGCCCGGCTGGGCCACCGGCGACCGGCAGACCAACTCGACCTGGGTGGTCCCGGTCTTCGGTGACGACGCGGGCGAGCCGTGCCACGGCAGTACGTTCGCCGACTCGTGGTGCCGGCAGGCGTGGCGATGGAACCTCGACTACGTGGTCGACCCGCACGGCAACGCGATGTCGTACTTCTACACGGCCGAGACCAACTACTACGGCCGCAACCTCAGCTCCAGCACGCCGACCTGGTACCACCGGGGCGGCTACCTGACGGAGCTGCGCTACGGGCAGCGCGCCGACGCGATGTACAGCGCGTCCGCCCCCGCCCGGGTGCTGTTCAGCACCGCCGAACGGTGCCTGCCGACCAGCGGCTTCGACTGTGCCGAGAACAAGTTCACCAAGGACAACGCCAAGTACTGGCCGGATGTGCCGTACGACCAGAACTGCGGGTCCTCCGGCACCTGCGACAACATGGCACCGTCGTTCTGGTCCCGCAAGCGGCTGACCGCGGTCACCACCCAGATCCTCAAGAGCGGCTCGTACCAGGACGTGGACACCTGGTCGTTGGAGCAGCAGTTCCTCGCCCCCGGCGACGGCACCAGCCCGTCCCTGTGGCTGTCGGCGATCCGGCACACCGGAAAGGTCGGCGGCACGGCGACCATCCCGGACGTACGCTTCGGCGGCATCCAGATGGACAACCGGGTCGACGCGGTGGAGGGCATCCCGCCGATGACCAAGTGGCGGGTCTCCTCGATCGACAACGGCAACGGCGGCCTGTTGTCGATCACGTACTCGGACCAGGACTGCGTCGCGGGCAGTACGCCGGAGCCGGCCACCAACACCCGCCGGTGCTTCCCGCAGTACTGGACGCCGGAGGGCTACTCGGACCCCAAGCGGGACTGGTTCCACAAGTACGTGGTCACCGAGGTGGTCCAGGTGGACCGGACCGGCGGCGGCCCGATGGACGTGACCAGCTACGACTACCTCGACGGCGCGGCCTGGCACTACGACGACGATGACGGCCTGGTGCCGGTCAAGCGCAAAACCTGGTCGCAGTGGCGCGGCTACGGGCGGGTCCAGATCACCCGAGGCGCCGGTACGGGCCCGAAGTCGGTGACCGAGACCCGCTACTTCCGGGGCATGGACGGCGACCGCACCGCCGCTGGCGGCCAGAAGAGCGTGACCGTGACCGACTCGGAAGGCACCGCGGTCACCGACGCCGATCCGCTGGCCGGCGCGATCCGTGAGGAGCTGCGTTACGCGGTCGCGGGCGGCTCGGTCACCGAGGCGAAGGTGCACGACCAGGCGTTGTACGGTCCGGTCGCCACGAGGACCCGCAGCTGGGGCACCACCCGCGCGTACCGGGTGCGGGAGGCCGGCGTCAAGACGCGCGTCGCGCTGGACGGCGGCGGCTGGCGGCGTACCCGGAGCACCGTCACCTACGACGACAAGGGCCTGCCCACCCAGATCGACGATGCCGGCGACGTGGGCACCACCGAGGACGACCTGTGCACCCGGTACACCTATGCCCGGGCGACCGACCGCTGGATGCTCAACTACGTCAGCCGCGAGGAGAAGGTGGCGGTTTCCTGCCAGGCGACGCCGTCCCGCCCCGGCCAGGTGGTCTCCGACGAGCGGACCTTCTACGACGGCGGCGGTTTCGGCTCCGCGCCCACCGCGGGTAACCCGACCCGGACCGAGGAGGTCACCGGCTACCCCAACGGGGTGGCCAGCTACCTGCCGATCGAGCGGAAGAGCTTCGACGGGTACGGCCGGGTGACCGCGGTGACCGACGCGTTGGGCAACACCATCACCACGGCGTACAGCCCGGCCTCGGGAGGGTTGACCACCCGGGTGGTCACCACCAACCCGAAGGGCTTCCAGACCATCGAGGACTTCGATCCGGCCTGGCACCTGCCGATCGCCCAGACCGACCCCAACGGCAAGCGGGCCGACCTGGCCTACGATCCGCTCGGCCGGCTGGTGTCGGTGTGGAAGCCGGGCCGGAGCAAGAGCAGCCAGACCCCGAACATCAAGTACGAGTACCTGATGCGGGGCGACGCGCCGTCGGTCGTGTCCACCGCGACGCTGACCCACACCGGCGAGTACGCCACCTCGTACGAGCTCTACGACGGCCTGCTGCGGGCCCGGCAGACCCAGGGACCGGCGCCCGGCGGCGGTCGGGTGATCACCGACACGAGCTACGACAGCCGGGGCAACGTGGTGGTGCACAACGACCGGTACTACGCCGACGGCAACCCGGGCGGGGTGCTGTTCGTCCCGGCCAGCGACGATCTGGTGCCCGGCCAGACGATCACCGAGTACGACGGGATGGGGCGGGCGACCGCGGAGATCTTCCGGGTCCGGGGCACCGAACGCTGGCGCACCACCACGTCGTACCGGGGTGACCGGATCGACGTGACGCCGCCGCCGGGCGGAACCGCGGCGACGAAGATCGTGGACGCCCGTGGCCAGACCACCGAGCTGCGCCAGTACCGTTCGGGCACGCCGACCGGCGGATACGACAGCACCCGCTACACCTACACCCCGTCCGGGCAACTGGACAGTGTGACCAATGCGGCCGGCAGCGTCTGGCGGTACAGCTACGACCTGCGGGACCGGAAGATCTCCGAGAGTGACCCGGACAAGGGAACCAGCGGCTACGTCTACGACGACCTGGACCGGGTGATCTCCACCACCGACGCCCGGGGGATCACCCTCGCCTCCACGTTCGACGAGTTGGGCCGGCAGACCGCGCTGTACGAGGGCTCGACCAGCGGCACGAAACGGATCGAGTGGAGCTACGACACGGTGGCCAAGGGGCAGCTCTCCGCGACCGTCCGGTACGTCGGCGGCCAGGCCTACCGGCAGGAGGTCACCGGCTACGACGACGGCTACCGGCCCACCGGGATGCAGGCCGTCATCCCGGCGGCCGAGGGCAAGCTGGCCGGCACGTACGCCAGCACGGCGGAGTACAACGTGGACGGCAGCCTGCACCGGATGGTGCTGCCGGCCGGCGGCGGGCTGCCCGCGGAGACCATGCTGTTCGACTACAACGAGCTGGGCATGCCGACCACCACCCGCGGGCTGACCACGTACGTCACCAGCACCTCGTACAGCAAGCTGGGCCAGCCGTTGCAGACCATGCTCTCCGCGGGCGGCACCCGGGTGCTGCGGGCGAACTACTACGAGGAGGGCACCAACCGGCTGAAGCGGGTGCTGGACCAGCGGGAGACCGCGCCCAGCGTGATCGCGGACACCAACTACGAGTACAACGCCGCGGGCGATATCACGAAGATCGCCGATGTCGCGTCGGGGTCCGCCGAGGTGCAGTGCTTCCGGTACGACCACCTGCAACGACTGACCGAGGCGTGGACGCCGGCCGGTGACTGCGCCGCCGAGCCGAGCGCCTCGGCGCTGGCCGGGCCGGCGCCGTACTGGCAGAGCTTCGGCTACGACGCGGCGGGGCGGCGGTTGAGCCAGACCGACCACAGCGTGGCCGGCGACAGCACCCAGTCGTACGGCTACCCGGCGGCGGGCGACGCCCAGCCCAACGGCCCCCGCACGGTGAGCATCGCCGGCGGGGCGCGGGCCGGCCAGGTCGACCGGCTCGACTACGACCGGGCGGGCAACGTGACCACCCGGGCGGTCGCCGGCCGCAGCCAGACCATGGCCTGGGACCCGGAGGGGCACCTGGCCACGGTCACCGAGAACGGCAAGACCACCGGGTACGTCTACGACGCGGACGGCAACCGGCTGCTCGGCAAGGAACCCACGGCGGTCACGCTGTATCTGTTCGGCTCCGAGTTGCGGCTGGACACGACCGCGAACACGGTGTCGGCCACCCGTTACTACAGCCACGGTGGCCAGCCCGTGGCGGTCCGCACCGGTGGCAAGCTCTGCTGGCTGCTCACCGACCACCACGGCACCCCGACCATCACCGTCGACGAGGCCACCCAGCAGGTGACCCGCCGCCGGTTCACCCCGTACGGCGAGACGCGCGGCACTGTGCCGGGCAGTTGGCCGGGGACCCGCGGGTACGTGGGCGGCACCGCGGACAGCACCGGGCTGGTGCACCTCGGGGCCCGGGAGTACGACCCCCGGCTCGGGATCTTCATCTCGGTCGACCCGGTCAACGACCCGAACGATCCGCAGCAGATCCAGCCGTACGCGTACGCCCGGAACAATCCGGTGACCCTGTCCGATCCGGACGGCCGGGCGGCCATCATCAGCATCCCGGTGTCCCGCTACTACTACCGGGTGTACGGGCACGGATACGCCTGGGTCGTCCAGGCCACCGTGTCGCTGGTGGTGCTGATCTTCTTCGGCCTGTTCATCCCGCTCGGTTTCACCGTGTCGTACCGGGTGATCTCGAAGTATCCGTACGGCCCGAGGTCGTTCCCCAAGCCCTACATCGATCGGTCCGGCGGTAAACGGGCACAGCCCAAGCCGCACCGGGCGGACCAGCCGATCCCGCAGGGCAACCTGGCCCCCGGGGAGGACGACAGCGTGCCCGCCTGGATGGAGGACCTGCTGGACAAGGAGTTCCGCCGCAAGCTGGGGCGCAGCTTCATCCCGGGCCGCAAGATGAAGGGCCTGGAACGGACCGCCGCGGCGCTGTCCCTCCTTGAGCCGCCGCCGCAGCGTAAGCCCAGCGGGAAGCTGAAGTTCGCCGCCTGGTGGGTCCGGCACATCCGGTACGAGGGCTCGGCCTGCATCGTGGTCCTCTGCGTGACCGGTACGTTCCAGGACGGCACCATCGGGGTGGGCCACCAGATCGGCATCTTCGCGCCC
- a CDS encoding LamG-like jellyroll fold domain-containing protein — translation MVGWRRLVARGVVVVTAATAGLAGSGGVAAGHLGGAATDAATAAGQPPVRPGEAEAMATARAVGDRVEVLNQRTETRQVFANPDGTFTSETSAVPERLRRGGGWVPVDTTLRFTPDGSVAPGATALAMRFSGGGTGDLATLTDRGRSMALRWDGPLPRPTLAGATATYPGVLPGVDLVVSATVSGFSEVLVVKDRRAAANPALRRVPFRLRTTDAAARKTADGGIVIADSAGEPVFHSPPARMWDSAGATASETRSLTARPGRGSRVSPLATELRPDELAVVPDPALLDQATFPLYIDPSFTGGKLAWAMVDKAFPTTSYFNNSHRPEAGFYGGSGVKRSFFRMDTDNVNGKHILSATFRITGEWTYNWSCSVKPSVHLYLTGAISSSTTWKNQPSWADHLDSWSGSLGHEGCAVRPIEFNATAAVVQAASKKWSNTTLGLRVPSAEEGNSNYWFGFKNDPKLVINYNSVPSVPTGTATSPGTPCVTGSGRPYLNSTSPKLLAEIFDPDKANDGVRAEFQVNYYNPATSAWEAYGANRTTSYVSSATPVTHSVTLSVSGGGTYSWRVRAYDGTDASGWTGWCEFTVDTSDPASLPQVDSIDYPRDTPDEWHGGVGRPGAFTFRPGAGDTDITGYRYALNDPNVQRSVTAPSAGAPVTAQVAPTHDWLNTLYVWPVDKAGNVGRTYATYDFYVAGASGPVAYWAFDESAGSTVADAGAGSGHPVTLANGAGRSAGRLSRAGKFDGVDDYGVTAGPVLDTTKAFSVSAWVRLTSNSRNNTIISQGGDRASGFQLYYSSGYDRWIFNRHATDTDNPTIIRAVSEQPPVLGAWTHLLGVYDPTYQQLRLYVNGRLQTPATFTTPWRATGPVQLGRLRYNGGYQENFTGDIDEVKLFDRIVSDDPRAGENVELANRPTEVRGAWALDEGGGTTSAGAPGAALTLAGGATWTSDERGGNALQLNGTTGYASASSEVRTADSFTVSTWVRLTADDRNYTAVGKDGAHMSAFFLGYRVFGDGTKAWSFSLPSSDATSGYSWVFVNSAEPPTLGEWTHLVGVYDYPMGKVRLYVNGQLVNELPLASHWNAPGALEVGRAKWKDSMVDHFAGDIDDVRIHVGAMTDREVLDMYLSALLGQ, via the coding sequence ATGGTGGGATGGCGGCGCCTGGTGGCGAGGGGGGTCGTGGTCGTGACCGCGGCGACGGCCGGGCTGGCCGGCAGTGGTGGTGTTGCCGCCGGGCACCTGGGGGGCGCGGCGACCGATGCGGCAACCGCTGCCGGCCAGCCGCCGGTCCGGCCCGGCGAGGCGGAGGCGATGGCCACCGCTCGCGCCGTTGGAGACCGGGTGGAGGTGCTCAACCAGCGAACCGAGACCCGGCAGGTGTTCGCGAACCCGGACGGCACCTTTACCTCGGAGACCTCTGCCGTGCCGGAACGGCTGCGCCGGGGTGGCGGCTGGGTGCCGGTGGACACCACGCTGCGGTTCACCCCGGACGGTTCGGTGGCCCCGGGCGCCACCGCCCTTGCGATGCGGTTCTCCGGCGGCGGCACCGGTGACCTGGCCACGTTGACCGACCGGGGACGTTCGATGGCGCTGCGCTGGGACGGGCCCCTGCCGCGGCCCACCTTGGCCGGTGCCACCGCCACCTACCCGGGCGTACTACCCGGAGTGGATCTGGTGGTCTCGGCGACCGTGTCCGGGTTCTCCGAGGTGCTGGTGGTCAAGGACCGGCGAGCGGCGGCGAACCCGGCACTGCGCCGCGTGCCGTTCCGGCTGCGTACCACCGACGCGGCGGCCCGTAAGACGGCTGACGGCGGCATCGTCATCGCGGATTCGGCGGGTGAACCGGTTTTCCACTCGCCGCCGGCGCGGATGTGGGACTCCGCCGGCGCTACGGCGAGCGAGACGCGCTCGCTGACCGCCAGACCGGGCCGGGGCAGCCGGGTCAGCCCGCTCGCCACCGAACTGCGTCCGGATGAACTCGCCGTGGTGCCGGATCCCGCGCTGCTGGACCAGGCCACCTTTCCGCTGTACATCGACCCCAGTTTCACCGGCGGCAAGCTGGCCTGGGCGATGGTGGACAAGGCGTTCCCCACCACCAGCTACTTCAACAACTCGCACCGCCCCGAGGCCGGCTTCTACGGCGGCAGCGGGGTGAAGCGGTCGTTCTTCCGGATGGACACCGACAACGTCAACGGCAAGCACATCCTGTCCGCCACGTTCCGGATCACCGGGGAGTGGACCTACAACTGGTCGTGCAGTGTCAAGCCCTCGGTCCACCTGTACCTGACCGGCGCCATCTCCAGCTCCACCACCTGGAAGAACCAGCCGAGCTGGGCCGACCACCTGGACAGCTGGTCGGGCTCGCTGGGGCATGAGGGCTGCGCGGTGCGGCCGATCGAGTTCAACGCCACCGCCGCGGTGGTCCAGGCGGCCAGCAAGAAGTGGTCCAACACCACCCTGGGGCTGAGGGTGCCCAGCGCCGAGGAGGGCAACAGCAACTACTGGTTCGGGTTCAAGAACGACCCCAAGCTGGTGATCAACTACAACTCGGTCCCGTCCGTCCCGACCGGGACGGCCACCTCGCCCGGCACCCCGTGCGTGACCGGGTCGGGCCGGCCGTACCTGAACAGCACCAGCCCGAAGCTGCTCGCCGAGATATTCGACCCGGACAAGGCGAACGACGGGGTACGCGCCGAGTTTCAGGTGAACTACTACAACCCGGCGACCAGCGCCTGGGAGGCGTACGGGGCGAACCGCACCACCAGCTACGTGTCATCGGCCACCCCGGTGACGCACAGTGTCACGCTGTCGGTGAGCGGCGGGGGCACGTACTCCTGGCGGGTGCGGGCGTACGACGGCACCGACGCCAGCGGGTGGACCGGATGGTGCGAGTTCACCGTGGACACCTCCGACCCGGCCTCCCTGCCCCAGGTCGACTCGATCGACTACCCCCGGGACACCCCGGACGAGTGGCACGGCGGGGTGGGCCGCCCGGGTGCGTTCACCTTCCGGCCGGGGGCCGGCGACACCGACATCACCGGCTACCGGTACGCGCTGAACGACCCCAACGTGCAGCGGTCGGTGACCGCGCCGAGCGCGGGCGCGCCGGTGACGGCGCAGGTGGCGCCCACCCACGACTGGCTGAACACGCTCTACGTCTGGCCGGTCGACAAGGCCGGCAACGTGGGCCGCACCTACGCCACGTACGACTTCTATGTGGCCGGGGCGAGCGGGCCGGTGGCGTACTGGGCGTTCGACGAGAGCGCCGGCAGCACCGTCGCCGACGCGGGTGCCGGCAGCGGACACCCGGTCACCCTGGCCAACGGCGCCGGCCGGAGCGCGGGCCGGCTGAGCCGGGCGGGCAAGTTCGACGGCGTGGACGACTACGGCGTGACCGCCGGCCCGGTGCTGGACACCACCAAGGCGTTCTCCGTCTCGGCCTGGGTCCGGCTGACCTCGAACAGCCGCAACAACACCATCATCAGCCAGGGTGGTGACCGGGCCAGCGGTTTCCAGCTCTACTATTCGTCCGGCTACGACCGGTGGATCTTCAACCGGCACGCCACGGACACCGACAACCCGACCATCATCCGGGCGGTCTCCGAGCAGCCGCCGGTGCTCGGCGCGTGGACCCACCTGCTGGGCGTGTACGACCCCACCTACCAACAACTGCGGCTGTATGTCAACGGCCGGTTGCAGACCCCGGCCACCTTCACCACGCCGTGGCGGGCCACCGGCCCGGTGCAGTTGGGCCGCCTCCGGTACAACGGCGGCTACCAGGAGAACTTCACCGGCGACATCGACGAGGTGAAGCTGTTCGACCGGATCGTCTCGGACGACCCGCGGGCCGGTGAGAACGTCGAGCTGGCCAACCGGCCGACCGAGGTGCGGGGTGCCTGGGCGCTGGACGAGGGCGGCGGCACCACGTCTGCCGGCGCGCCGGGTGCCGCCCTGACGCTGGCCGGTGGCGCCACCTGGACGTCGGACGAGCGAGGCGGCAACGCCCTTCAACTGAACGGCACCACCGGCTACGCCAGCGCCTCCTCGGAGGTACGCACGGCGGACAGCTTCACCGTCTCGACCTGGGTCCGGTTGACCGCCGACGATCGCAACTACACCGCGGTCGGCAAGGACGGCGCCCACATGAGCGCGTTCTTCCTCGGCTACCGGGTGTTCGGCGACGGCACCAAGGCGTGGTCGTTCAGCCTGCCGTCGTCCGACGCCACCTCCGGCTACAGCTGGGTCTTCGTCAACTCGGCCGAACCGCCCACACTCGGCGAGTGGACCCATCTGGTCGGGGTCTACGACTACCCGATGGGCAAGGTCCGGCTCTACGTCAACGGCCAACTCGTCAACGAGCTCCCCCTGGCCAGCCACTGGAACGCGCCCGGCGCGCTGGAGGTCGGGCGGGCCAAGTGGAAGGACTCGATGGTGGATCACTTCGCGGGGGACATCGACGACGTACGCATCCACGTCGGTGCCATGACCGACCGCGAAGTGCTCGACATGTACCTGTCCGCGCTCCTCGGACAGTGA
- a CDS encoding ATP-binding protein, translated as MRDGDLARAGGLAALAVAVGGLGAWAYANTGASPSDWARDLAVGLSFATAGLVARWRRPGNPVWLLLYLDGVTWFLGNFQGTRVPALFAVGAWLEALNMAILVHLLLAFPYGRLGSRAPRALVGAGYALVAAGGLVRATVLDPATSSGASYLSCPDCGPNALLLVSDADLFTTIDLAYRGLGGVLTVAALVLVVRRWLGSSPVRRRALLPVWAAALVAVAFLGWDVAYLLAPGLFEAPGQPVVLLASDVSEVAVPFAFLVLLLHVRLRHAELGNLVIEISGTEPDPQRLHGLLVRVLGDASLRLGVWHSGTAHYLDPHGRRLDTPPPGDPAMATYVDGRGQPLALLVHDPALGDDPQLLAAASAAVRLAVENSRLHGQVAAGTVEAAARAAEAARAASARILRSADQQRRQLERDLHDGAQTRLVLALMTLRQLDARLAGGTDTAIRQSVSTATQTLHQALDDLRDLAQGIHPALLTREGLSAAVLALAQRAAVPVVVSIEPGRHPAEVEATAYFAICEALSNAMKHARARAVTVTARCQNGRLVVEVTDDGVGGADPAGGTGLAGLADRVAALAGVLEVTSPLLGGTRLRVELPCE; from the coding sequence GTGAGGGACGGCGACCTGGCCCGCGCGGGAGGACTGGCCGCACTTGCCGTAGCGGTGGGCGGCCTCGGCGCCTGGGCGTACGCCAACACCGGCGCCTCCCCCAGCGATTGGGCCCGGGACCTCGCGGTCGGTTTGTCCTTCGCCACCGCCGGCCTGGTGGCCCGGTGGCGTCGGCCGGGGAATCCGGTCTGGCTGCTGCTCTACCTCGACGGGGTGACCTGGTTCCTGGGCAACTTCCAGGGCACCCGGGTACCCGCCCTGTTCGCGGTCGGCGCCTGGCTGGAAGCGTTGAACATGGCGATCCTCGTGCACCTGCTGCTGGCCTTCCCGTACGGCCGGCTGGGCAGCCGGGCCCCGCGCGCACTGGTCGGCGCGGGGTACGCGCTGGTGGCGGCGGGTGGGCTGGTCCGGGCCACCGTGCTGGATCCTGCCACCAGCTCCGGGGCGAGCTACCTGTCCTGCCCGGACTGCGGCCCCAACGCCCTGCTCCTGGTCTCCGACGCCGACCTCTTCACCACGATCGACCTGGCCTACCGCGGCCTCGGCGGGGTGCTCACCGTCGCCGCCCTGGTCCTCGTGGTCCGTCGCTGGCTGGGCAGCTCACCGGTACGGCGCCGGGCCCTGCTGCCGGTCTGGGCGGCCGCGCTGGTGGCCGTCGCCTTCCTCGGCTGGGACGTGGCGTACCTCCTGGCCCCGGGGCTGTTCGAGGCACCGGGGCAGCCGGTGGTGCTGCTGGCCTCCGACGTCAGCGAGGTGGCCGTACCGTTCGCCTTCCTGGTGCTGCTGCTGCACGTACGGCTGCGCCACGCCGAGCTGGGCAACCTGGTGATCGAGATCAGCGGCACCGAGCCCGACCCGCAGCGGCTGCACGGCTTGCTGGTACGGGTCCTCGGGGACGCGTCCCTGCGGCTCGGGGTGTGGCACAGCGGCACCGCGCACTATCTCGACCCGCACGGACGCCGGCTCGACACACCGCCGCCCGGCGACCCCGCCATGGCGACCTACGTGGATGGCCGAGGCCAACCGCTCGCGCTGCTGGTGCACGACCCGGCGCTGGGTGACGATCCACAGCTGCTCGCCGCAGCGAGCGCGGCGGTCCGGCTGGCGGTGGAGAACTCCCGGCTACACGGGCAGGTGGCGGCCGGCACCGTGGAGGCGGCGGCCCGCGCGGCCGAGGCGGCCCGGGCGGCCAGTGCCCGCATCCTGCGCTCGGCCGACCAGCAGCGGCGGCAGCTGGAACGAGACCTCCACGACGGCGCGCAGACCCGGCTGGTGCTGGCCCTGATGACCCTACGGCAGCTCGACGCCCGCCTGGCCGGTGGCACGGACACGGCGATCCGGCAGAGCGTCAGCACCGCCACCCAGACCCTGCACCAGGCCCTGGACGACCTGCGCGATCTGGCCCAGGGCATCCACCCGGCGCTGCTCACCAGGGAGGGTCTGAGCGCCGCCGTGCTCGCCCTGGCTCAGCGGGCCGCCGTGCCGGTGGTGGTGTCGATCGAGCCCGGGCGGCACCCGGCGGAGGTCGAGGCGACCGCGTACTTCGCGATCTGCGAGGCGCTGTCGAACGCGATGAAGCATGCCCGGGCCCGTGCGGTCACGGTGACCGCCCGCTGCCAGAACGGCCGGCTGGTGGTGGAGGTGACCGATGACGGGGTGGGCGGCGCCGATCCGGCCGGCGGCACCGGATTGGCCGGCTTGGCCGATCGGGTGGCCGCGCTGGCCGGTGTCCTGGAGGTGACGAGTCCCCTGTTGGGCGGCACCCGGCTGCGGGTGGAGCTGCCGTGCGAGTGA